One window from the genome of Gloeomargarita sp. SRBZ-1_bins_9 encodes:
- a CDS encoding protein kinase, whose product MRPPLATHTVLQNRYRIVRVLGQGGFGRTYLAQDLNRFHEYCVLKEFMPTRGEPHQMEKAKELFKREAAVLYQLRHPQIPQFHALFEQEQRLFLVQDYVEGKNYRTLLMERLRRGQTFTELEIRDLLRKVLPVLDYIHSQGVIHRDISPDNLMLRQKDQMPVLIDFGVVKDIASRLQASGATSVGKLGYAPSEQLQTGRVYPASDLYTLAVTALVLLTGREPQDLYDDRTLTWRWQEQVSLSPQLTQVLQKMLSYRPGDRYQSAKEVLQALGETPLPSAASSPELPPVSQAPTVVARPLSPPPVAAPVAYSARPMVSVPRPSSWENPIVLALVSVILVLGTGTLSWLVVSWLVQRPPATPPAWDAPVTTTPAPAPSPTTGTSAPPLQFDLSLQVGAATQLEQTLAPGQMHAYTFDLDRPRQLTIEFSGDRLTGLLITPDQRRLPLTKDWQNQITPGAYRLQVTNPTDESRPYRLRLLLQDLPAASPTFEEVPITLAEGSTQTEVTTNVTPTQAKRFLFTAPAGQELLVELRSTGMATLTCRTPHGRTIASQSLYCTVQTTEAGTYSFDITSSDATMATLVLQLRSRPGG is encoded by the coding sequence ATGCGTCCCCCGTTGGCAACCCATACGGTTTTACAAAATCGCTACCGGATTGTGCGGGTGCTGGGGCAAGGGGGGTTTGGCCGCACCTATTTGGCCCAGGATTTGAATCGCTTTCACGAGTACTGTGTGCTCAAAGAATTTATGCCCACGCGGGGGGAACCCCACCAAATGGAAAAAGCCAAGGAACTGTTCAAACGGGAGGCGGCGGTGCTCTATCAGTTGCGCCATCCCCAAATTCCCCAATTCCACGCCCTATTTGAGCAGGAGCAGCGCCTGTTTTTGGTGCAGGACTACGTCGAAGGGAAAAATTATCGCACCCTGTTGATGGAGCGCCTACGCCGGGGGCAAACGTTTACCGAGCTGGAAATCCGCGACCTGCTGCGCAAGGTGTTGCCTGTTCTGGACTACATCCATAGCCAGGGGGTGATTCACCGGGATATTTCCCCCGATAATTTAATGCTGCGGCAAAAGGACCAAATGCCGGTGCTGATTGATTTCGGCGTGGTGAAGGATATTGCCAGTCGGTTGCAGGCTTCTGGGGCCACGTCGGTGGGCAAACTGGGTTATGCGCCGTCGGAACAGTTGCAAACCGGTCGGGTGTATCCCGCCAGCGACCTCTATACCCTAGCCGTGACGGCGCTCGTGCTGTTGACCGGTCGGGAACCCCAGGACCTGTACGATGACCGCACCTTGACCTGGCGCTGGCAGGAACAGGTGAGTCTCAGCCCCCAACTGACCCAGGTGTTGCAAAAAATGCTCAGCTACCGTCCCGGCGACCGCTACCAGTCGGCCAAGGAAGTGTTGCAAGCCTTGGGGGAAACCCCCTTGCCCAGTGCAGCCAGCAGTCCCGAACTGCCCCCCGTCAGTCAGGCACCTACGGTGGTGGCCCGGCCCCTGAGTCCGCCGCCCGTTGCTGCTCCTGTGGCCTACAGCGCCCGACCCATGGTGAGTGTTCCCCGCCCCAGCTCCTGGGAGAACCCGATTGTGCTGGCTCTGGTGAGTGTGATCCTCGTGTTGGGCACCGGCACCCTGTCCTGGTTGGTGGTGAGCTGGTTAGTGCAGCGCCCGCCCGCCACACCGCCTGCCTGGGATGCACCAGTTACGACGACCCCTGCGCCGGCGCCCTCACCCACCACGGGAACATCGGCACCGCCCCTGCAATTTGACCTGTCACTGCAAGTGGGCGCCGCAACCCAGCTCGAGCAAACCCTGGCCCCTGGCCAAATGCACGCCTACACCTTTGACCTAGACCGTCCTCGGCAACTGACTATTGAGTTTAGCGGTGACCGACTGACGGGCTTGCTCATTACCCCTGACCAGCGCCGCCTGCCCTTGACAAAGGACTGGCAGAACCAAATCACTCCCGGCGCCTATCGCCTGCAGGTCACCAACCCCACCGATGAGTCCCGTCCCTACCGTTTGCGGTTGCTGCTCCAGGACTTGCCGGCAGCCTCACCCACCTTTGAGGAGGTTCCCATCACCCTTGCCGAGGGGTCCACTCAGACGGAAGTCACCACCAATGTCACCCCTACCCAGGCCAAGCGCTTTTTGTTCACCGCCCCTGCGGGCCAGGAATTGTTGGTGGAGCTGCGCAGTACCGGCATGGCCACCCTCACCTGCCGTACCCCCCATGGACGAACCATCGCCAGCCAGAGCCTGTACTGCACGGTGCAGACTACCGAAGCCGGCACCTATAGTTTTGACATCACCAGCAGCGATGCCACCATGGCCACCCTGGTATTGCAACTACGGTCCCGCCCCGGTGGTTAA
- a CDS encoding photosystem II protein Y: MDFDWRILVVLGPVMVAAGWAAFNIAGAALQQWERMNRKA; the protein is encoded by the coding sequence ATGGACTTTGATTGGCGGATTTTGGTGGTGTTGGGTCCCGTGATGGTGGCGGCGGGTTGGGCGGCCTTTAATATCGCCGGCGCGGCGCTGCAACAGTGGGAACGGATGAATCGGAAAGCTTAA
- a CDS encoding phosphoribosyltransferase, which yields MRVFANRTAAGRELAPHLETYAHHPQGLVLALPRGGVPVGAEIARHLHLPLDVLIVRKLGVPGQPELAMGAIGNGKVVLWRNLIAELGITEEDIQTAIAQETQEAQRREACYRAGYPPLDLHDRLVILVDDGVATGATMLVAVRIVREHQPQRLVVATPVIALESLATLRREADQVVYLIAPLDLDGIGLWYEDFRQLSDREVVETLAQVNRLTQPPPRC from the coding sequence ATGCGGGTTTTTGCCAACCGCACCGCCGCCGGACGGGAACTGGCCCCACATCTCGAAACCTATGCCCATCATCCCCAGGGTTTGGTGCTGGCCTTGCCCCGGGGCGGCGTACCTGTTGGCGCAGAAATCGCCCGGCATCTGCACCTGCCTTTAGACGTGCTCATTGTGCGCAAGTTAGGGGTGCCGGGACAGCCGGAACTGGCCATGGGAGCCATCGGCAACGGCAAGGTCGTACTCTGGCGTAACTTGATTGCCGAACTGGGCATTACCGAGGAAGACATCCAAACCGCCATTGCCCAGGAAACCCAGGAAGCCCAACGGCGGGAGGCCTGTTACCGCGCCGGCTACCCCCCCCTAGACCTGCACGACCGGCTGGTGATTCTGGTGGACGATGGCGTGGCCACCGGCGCCACCATGCTAGTGGCCGTACGGATTGTCCGGGAGCATCAACCGCAGCGACTGGTGGTAGCCACCCCCGTGATTGCCTTAGAGAGTCTGGCCACCCTACGCCGGGAAGCCGACCAGGTGGTTTATCTGATTGCTCCTCTAGACCTAGACGGCATCGGCCTATGGTACGAGGACTTCCGGCAGCTCAGCGACCGGGAGGTGGTCGAGACCTTGGCTCAGGTCAACCGCCTGACCCAACCCCCGCCCCGCTGCTAA
- a CDS encoding alpha-ketoacid dehydrogenase subunit beta, translating to MAEMFMFNALRSAIDEEMERDPRVFVLGEDVGHYGGSYKVTKDLYKKYGELRLLDTPICENSFTGLAIGAAMTGLRPIVEGMNMGFLLLAFNQIANNAGMLRYTSGGNFTIPIVIRGPGGVGRQLGAEHSQRLEAYFQAVPGLKIVACSTPYNAKGLLKSAIRDNNPVLFFEHVLLYNLKQDIPEEEYLLPLDKAELVQPGEEVTILTYSRMRHHVLQALPELERRGIYPEVIDLISLRPLDWETIGASVRKTHRVVVVEECMKTGGIGAEIAAGIMERLFDELDAPVVRLSSQDVPTPYNGTLERLTIVQPEQIVQTVTDLVRGRI from the coding sequence ATGGCCGAGATGTTTATGTTCAATGCCCTGCGGTCGGCCATTGACGAGGAGATGGAACGGGACCCCAGGGTGTTTGTGCTGGGGGAGGATGTGGGCCACTACGGCGGTTCCTATAAGGTCACCAAGGATTTGTACAAGAAGTACGGGGAATTGCGCCTGTTGGATACGCCCATTTGCGAAAACAGTTTTACGGGGCTGGCGATTGGGGCAGCGATGACGGGGCTGCGGCCCATCGTCGAGGGGATGAATATGGGGTTTTTGCTGCTGGCGTTTAACCAGATCGCCAATAACGCCGGAATGTTGCGCTATACGTCGGGGGGGAATTTTACGATTCCTATCGTCATTCGCGGGCCGGGGGGGGTAGGACGGCAGTTGGGGGCGGAGCATTCCCAGCGTCTGGAGGCCTATTTCCAAGCGGTGCCGGGGCTGAAAATTGTGGCTTGCTCGACGCCCTACAACGCCAAGGGGTTGCTGAAGTCGGCGATTCGCGATAACAATCCGGTGCTGTTTTTTGAACATGTGCTGCTTTACAACTTGAAGCAGGATATTCCGGAGGAGGAGTACCTGTTGCCCTTGGACAAGGCGGAGTTGGTCCAGCCGGGGGAGGAGGTCACCATCCTGACCTACTCGCGGATGCGGCATCACGTGTTGCAGGCCTTGCCGGAGCTGGAACGGCGGGGCATCTACCCGGAAGTGATTGACCTGATTTCCCTGCGCCCTTTGGACTGGGAGACGATTGGGGCGTCGGTGCGCAAAACCCACCGGGTGGTGGTGGTGGAGGAGTGCATGAAAACGGGGGGCATTGGGGCGGAGATTGCCGCCGGGATCATGGAGCGCCTGTTTGATGAACTGGATGCGCCGGTGGTGCGACTGTCGTCCCAGGATGTCCCTACCCCCTACAACGGTACCCTGGAGCGCCTGACGATTGTGCAGCCGGAACAGATTGTCCAGACGGTGACGGACCTGGTGCGCGGGAGGATTTAG
- the pdhA gene encoding pyruvate dehydrogenase (acetyl-transferring) E1 component subunit alpha has translation MVQERPLPTFSPATVHLTREEGLLLYEDMVLGRTFEDKCAEMYYRGKMFGFVHLYNGQEAVSTGVIKGALRPGIDYVCSTYRDHVHALSAGVSPREVMAELFGKVTGCSKGRGGSMHLFSARQRFLGGYAFVAEGIPVAAGAAFQTKYRREVLGDTQADEVTACFFGDGACNNGQFFETLNMAALWRLPIIFVVENNQWAIGMAHQRATSDPHIYKKASVFNMVGVEVDGMDVLAVREVAREAVARARLGEGPTLIEALTYRFRGHSLADPDELRSKEEKEFWLSRDPIKRLGSFLVEQELATNQDLQAIHQKVKQIVEDAVAFAEQSPEPSPDELWRYVYAED, from the coding sequence ATGGTTCAGGAACGTCCCTTGCCCACGTTTTCCCCCGCAACGGTGCACCTGACCCGGGAAGAGGGGCTGCTGCTTTATGAGGACATGGTGTTAGGGCGGACGTTCGAGGACAAGTGCGCCGAGATGTACTACCGGGGCAAGATGTTTGGCTTTGTGCACCTTTACAACGGGCAGGAGGCGGTCTCGACGGGGGTGATCAAAGGGGCGCTCCGACCGGGTATTGATTATGTGTGCAGTACCTACCGGGACCATGTGCACGCCCTGAGCGCCGGTGTTTCTCCCCGGGAGGTGATGGCGGAACTCTTTGGCAAGGTCACAGGTTGCAGCAAGGGGCGGGGCGGTTCTATGCACCTGTTTTCGGCGCGGCAACGGTTTTTGGGGGGCTATGCCTTCGTGGCGGAGGGGATTCCGGTGGCAGCGGGGGCGGCGTTTCAAACTAAATATCGGCGGGAGGTGTTGGGGGATACCCAGGCGGATGAGGTGACGGCTTGCTTTTTCGGCGATGGGGCCTGCAACAACGGTCAGTTTTTTGAGACGTTGAACATGGCAGCTCTGTGGAGGTTGCCCATCATTTTTGTGGTGGAAAACAACCAATGGGCGATTGGGATGGCCCATCAGCGCGCCACATCTGACCCCCACATTTATAAAAAGGCCAGTGTGTTCAATATGGTGGGGGTGGAGGTGGACGGGATGGATGTGCTGGCGGTGCGGGAAGTGGCGCGGGAAGCAGTAGCCCGGGCACGGCTAGGGGAAGGTCCTACGCTGATTGAAGCGCTCACTTACCGGTTCCGGGGGCATTCCCTGGCGGACCCAGATGAACTGCGCAGTAAGGAGGAAAAAGAATTCTGGCTGAGCCGCGATCCCATCAAACGCTTGGGGAGCTTTTTGGTAGAACAGGAGTTGGCCACCAACCAGGACCTGCAGGCGATTCACCAAAAGGTCAAGCAAATCGTGGAGGATGCAGTCGCTTTTGCAGAACAAAGTCCTGAGCCGTCGCCGGATGAGCTGTGGCGTTATGTCTATGCGGAGGACTGA
- a CDS encoding phycobiliprotein lyase, with protein MELCFNDLAQLLQHHLGTWVCQRTRFYLNGAPVNHGKAQLQVTGLTPNVPHALGLVLSWTENDRPVGRTTLAFDPDSPRFWHYPGDRPPTLGHYTWQPDGVLELTLPLAENTHVYERLWFAAPNLRLRTVLVRNDQGLIAASFYSDIRRLNAH; from the coding sequence ATGGAACTGTGCTTCAACGACCTGGCCCAATTACTCCAACATCACCTGGGCACCTGGGTGTGTCAACGCACCCGCTTTTATCTCAACGGTGCCCCGGTCAACCACGGCAAGGCGCAACTGCAGGTGACGGGTCTTACACCCAATGTCCCCCATGCTTTAGGCCTGGTACTGAGCTGGACAGAAAACGACCGACCGGTGGGCCGAACCACCCTGGCCTTTGACCCGGACTCGCCCCGTTTTTGGCACTACCCCGGCGACCGCCCCCCCACCTTAGGGCATTACACCTGGCAACCGGACGGCGTCTTGGAACTCACGCTGCCCCTGGCAGAAAACACCCACGTCTACGAACGCCTGTGGTTTGCTGCCCCCAACCTGCGCCTGCGGACGGTGTTGGTGCGCAACGACCAAGGATTGATAGCCGCATCGTTTTACTCGGACATTCGCCGGCTCAACGCCCACTGA
- the trmFO gene encoding FADH(2)-oxidizing methylenetetrahydrofolate--tRNA-(uracil(54)-C(5))-methyltransferase TrmFO → MTTTPIQVIGGGLAGTEAAWQIAQAGVPVTLWEMRPGKSTPAHHTGELAELVCSNSFGARAIDRATGLLHQELRELGSLVIRVADEQAVPAGGALAVDRVQFSRALTERISQHPLITLRREEAQDIPPGVVVLATGPLTSPALAARLQQLTGQAYLSFFDAASPIVLGESINRDIAFLASRYDKGEAAYLNCPMNQAEYERFWQALVTAEQAPLKEFEQEEKKFFEACLPVEELARRGKDTLRFGPLKPVGLRDPRRPQERLYAVVQLRPEDREGRLWNLVGFQTNLRWGEQQRVFRLIPGLEQAEFVRYGVMHRNTFLNAPKLLQATLQFRDYPHLFAAGQLTGTEGYAAAVAGGWLAGTNAVRFLRGLPLLTLPPTTMMGALFHFISTAAPAHFQPMPPNFGILPPLHPPVKSKTTRYQAYSQRALQDLAAWRQGTTVAPCP, encoded by the coding sequence ATGACTACAACGCCGATTCAGGTCATTGGCGGTGGGTTGGCGGGTACAGAAGCGGCCTGGCAGATTGCCCAGGCGGGGGTACCGGTGACCCTGTGGGAAATGCGCCCCGGCAAATCCACACCGGCCCACCACACGGGCGAACTGGCGGAATTGGTGTGCAGCAACTCCTTTGGGGCGCGGGCCATTGACCGGGCGACGGGCCTGTTGCACCAGGAACTGCGAGAACTAGGGTCGCTGGTGATCCGGGTGGCGGATGAACAGGCGGTACCGGCGGGGGGAGCCTTGGCGGTGGACCGGGTGCAATTTAGCCGCGCCTTGACCGAGCGCATTAGCCAACATCCCCTAATTACCCTGCGCCGGGAAGAAGCGCAAGACATTCCCCCTGGCGTTGTGGTCTTGGCAACCGGACCCTTGACCAGTCCGGCTTTGGCCGCGCGGCTGCAACAGCTCACCGGTCAGGCGTACCTCAGTTTTTTTGACGCCGCCAGTCCCATCGTTTTGGGGGAATCCATCAACCGCGACATTGCTTTTCTGGCCAGCCGCTACGACAAGGGGGAAGCCGCCTACCTCAATTGCCCCATGAACCAGGCCGAATACGAGCGGTTTTGGCAAGCCCTGGTGACCGCCGAACAGGCCCCCCTCAAAGAATTTGAGCAGGAAGAAAAAAAATTTTTTGAGGCCTGTTTACCGGTGGAGGAGCTGGCGCGGCGGGGCAAAGATACCCTGCGGTTTGGGCCGTTGAAACCGGTAGGCTTACGGGACCCCCGACGTCCCCAGGAACGGCTCTATGCCGTGGTGCAACTGCGCCCTGAGGACCGGGAAGGCCGCCTATGGAACCTGGTGGGGTTTCAAACCAATTTGCGCTGGGGAGAGCAACAGCGCGTCTTTCGTTTGATTCCGGGGCTGGAGCAGGCGGAATTCGTGCGCTACGGCGTCATGCACCGTAACACCTTTCTCAATGCCCCCAAACTGCTCCAGGCCACCCTCCAGTTCCGGGATTACCCCCACCTGTTTGCCGCCGGGCAATTGACCGGTACGGAAGGATATGCCGCGGCCGTAGCCGGGGGTTGGCTGGCGGGCACCAATGCAGTGCGTTTCCTGCGGGGTTTGCCCCTGCTGACCTTGCCGCCGACCACCATGATGGGGGCGCTGTTTCACTTCATCAGTACGGCTGCGCCGGCCCATTTCCAACCTATGCCCCCCAACTTCGGCATCCTGCCGCCTTTGCACCCGCCGGTCAAATCCAAGACCACGCGCTACCAGGCCTACAGTCAGCGGGCATTGCAGGACCTGGCCGCCTGGCGACAGGGGACAACCGTTGCCCCTTGCCCCTAG
- the mtnA gene encoding S-methyl-5-thioribose-1-phosphate isomerase, which produces MTILPVAWAYDHVRLIDQNRLPLELTYVEIRRALDMVTAIQTMMVRGAPAIGIAAAFALALAAQEVQTDDRQEFLEHLESVAQALRQTRPTAINLFWAIDQMLNTARQTVGPVRFLKEKLVETAQGLAVDEYNTCVRIGEHGLACLPTQPQRLTLMTYCNAGALATVGYGTALGVVRAAHAVQRLLQVYVCETRPRLQGARLTAWECVQEGIPAVLITDNMAGYCMAKGLIDAVVVGADRIARNGDTANKIGTYTLAVLAHVHQIPFYVAAPLSSVDWTMDDGSQIPIEERDIDEVYRIGEQWLTAPGVEVFNPAFDITPARYITGIITERGVVPPDQLHHLQP; this is translated from the coding sequence ATGACCATCCTCCCGGTGGCCTGGGCCTACGACCATGTACGCCTGATTGACCAAAACCGCCTGCCTTTAGAACTCACCTACGTGGAAATCCGGCGGGCACTGGATATGGTGACCGCCATTCAGACCATGATGGTGCGGGGGGCACCGGCGATTGGGATCGCGGCTGCCTTTGCCTTGGCCCTGGCCGCCCAGGAGGTTCAAACCGACGACCGCCAGGAATTTTTAGAGCATTTAGAAAGCGTGGCCCAGGCCCTGCGCCAGACCCGCCCGACGGCTATTAACCTGTTTTGGGCCATTGATCAGATGCTGAATACGGCGCGGCAGACGGTAGGACCGGTGAGGTTTCTCAAGGAAAAGCTGGTGGAGACAGCCCAAGGCCTAGCCGTGGATGAGTACAACACCTGTGTGCGTATTGGCGAACACGGTCTGGCCTGCCTGCCAACGCAACCCCAGCGCTTGACCCTGATGACCTACTGCAATGCCGGTGCCCTGGCGACGGTGGGCTATGGGACGGCCTTGGGGGTGGTACGGGCAGCCCACGCGGTCCAACGGCTGCTCCAGGTCTACGTGTGCGAAACCCGCCCGCGCCTGCAAGGTGCCCGCCTGACGGCCTGGGAATGTGTGCAAGAAGGCATCCCTGCTGTTCTCATCACCGACAACATGGCCGGCTACTGCATGGCCAAGGGCCTGATTGATGCCGTGGTGGTGGGCGCCGACCGGATTGCCCGCAACGGGGACACCGCCAACAAAATCGGTACCTATACCCTGGCGGTGCTGGCCCACGTGCATCAGATTCCCTTTTATGTGGCTGCCCCCCTGTCGAGCGTGGACTGGACCATGGATGACGGCTCCCAAATCCCCATCGAGGAACGGGATATTGACGAGGTCTACCGCATCGGCGAGCAGTGGCTGACGGCTCCGGGGGTGGAGGTCTTTAACCCCGCTTTTGATATCACCCCCGCCCGCTACATCACCGGCATCATCACCGAGCGGGGCGTCGTCCCCCCCGACCAGCTCCACCACCTCCAACCCTAA
- a CDS encoding peroxiredoxin, which translates to MEGCLQVGQMAPDFEATAVVDMEFKTIRLSDYRGKKYVVLFFYPLDFTFVCPTELTSLSDRYDDFAKLDTEILGVSVDSQFTHLAWIQTDRKDGGVGELRYPLVADLKKTISQAYNVLTPEGVALRGLFIIDKQGIIQHATINNLAFGRNVDEILRTLQAIQYVQSHPDEVCPANWKPGDRTMVPDPVKAKEYFAAV; encoded by the coding sequence ATGGAAGGGTGTTTGCAAGTGGGGCAAATGGCGCCCGATTTTGAGGCGACGGCAGTGGTGGACATGGAGTTCAAGACCATTCGCCTGTCGGACTACCGGGGCAAAAAGTATGTGGTTTTGTTCTTTTACCCCCTGGACTTTACCTTTGTCTGTCCTACGGAGTTGACGTCGTTGAGTGACCGCTACGACGACTTTGCTAAGTTGGACACGGAAATTTTGGGGGTGTCGGTGGACAGTCAGTTCACCCACCTGGCCTGGATCCAGACGGACCGCAAAGATGGGGGGGTGGGCGAGCTGCGCTATCCCCTGGTTGCGGACTTGAAGAAAACCATCAGCCAAGCCTACAACGTGTTGACACCAGAGGGGGTGGCCCTGCGGGGGTTGTTCATCATTGACAAGCAGGGGATTATCCAGCACGCCACCATCAACAACTTGGCCTTTGGGCGGAATGTGGACGAAATTTTGCGCACCCTGCAGGCGATTCAGTATGTGCAGAGCCACCCGGACGAAGTCTGCCCGGCTAACTGGAAGCCTGGCGACCGCACCATGGTGCCCGACCCGGTGAAGGCCAAGGAATACTTCGCGGCGGTGTAG
- a CDS encoding ATP-binding protein, which translates to MGWQRLWQGWSALPPFHRGWVIIALPVLSLVTAVGGLAWVNFSLRDYERWVVASQRVHLEGRDLLNHLLDAETAVRGYLLTRRPGFLEPYHTAVQQWPLTLENLDILVSDNPPQARRVQDLHRAVAQTFALLERTLITAGGQGSLEATKQQMDRTRALLNGFLLEQATLVQQRQQQLEQRQQWSHWLGLGAIIVGFTSGGLALSLFRQLYRELQTRESQLATANQQLQAACERLSRFTAQASHELRAPLAAILSHAQVGVMLGQQSPDQALARLEKVATLAKDMGQLVGDLLFLARHENAATLTRTTRVEMGHLLQQVNQTWQATQGSSHHLTLATPEQPLYVWGDPDLLRQVVMNLLSNAYRYTPVGGHIRLALQRQDQQAVLTVADDGMGISPEALPHIFEYFYRDERVRQRGISGSGLGLAIVRQIVELHGGTITVDSQINQGTTFTVRLPVAS; encoded by the coding sequence ATGGGGTGGCAACGCCTGTGGCAAGGTTGGTCGGCCCTACCCCCGTTCCACCGGGGCTGGGTGATCATTGCCCTGCCGGTGCTGAGCCTGGTGACCGCGGTTGGGGGATTGGCCTGGGTTAACTTTTCCCTGCGGGATTACGAACGGTGGGTGGTCGCCAGCCAGCGGGTCCATCTGGAAGGACGGGATCTGCTTAACCATCTTTTGGATGCGGAAACGGCCGTCCGGGGATACCTGTTGACCCGCCGACCCGGATTTTTAGAGCCGTATCATACAGCGGTCCAACAATGGCCCCTGACCTTGGAAAACCTGGACATTCTGGTGAGCGACAATCCGCCGCAGGCCCGTCGTGTCCAGGACTTGCACCGCGCTGTTGCCCAAACCTTTGCCTTGCTGGAGCGGACCCTGATCACCGCCGGCGGTCAAGGGTCCCTGGAGGCAACCAAACAACAGATGGACCGTACCCGCGCCCTGCTCAATGGTTTTTTGCTGGAACAGGCCACCCTGGTACAACAGCGCCAACAGCAGCTGGAGCAGCGACAGCAGTGGTCCCACTGGCTGGGGTTGGGGGCCATTATCGTGGGGTTCACCAGCGGCGGGTTGGCCCTATCCCTCTTTCGCCAGCTCTACCGGGAACTACAAACGCGGGAATCCCAATTAGCGACGGCCAATCAACAGTTGCAGGCGGCCTGCGAGCGTCTGTCCCGTTTCACCGCCCAGGCTTCCCACGAACTGCGGGCGCCCCTGGCCGCCATCCTGAGCCACGCCCAGGTGGGTGTCATGCTAGGGCAGCAATCCCCGGACCAGGCCCTGGCCCGCCTCGAAAAGGTGGCGACCTTAGCCAAGGACATGGGGCAATTGGTGGGGGATTTGCTTTTTCTGGCCCGCCACGAGAACGCCGCGACCCTCACCAGGACAACCCGAGTGGAGATGGGACACCTCTTGCAACAGGTGAACCAAACTTGGCAGGCCACCCAGGGTTCTTCCCACCACCTGACCCTGGCAACCCCGGAGCAGCCCCTGTACGTGTGGGGGGACCCGGACCTGCTGCGGCAAGTGGTGATGAACCTGTTGAGCAATGCCTATCGCTACACACCGGTGGGGGGCCACATTCGTCTGGCTCTCCAACGGCAGGACCAGCAGGCGGTATTGACGGTGGCCGACGACGGCATGGGCATCAGCCCGGAGGCCCTGCCCCACATCTTTGAGTACTTCTATCGGGATGAACGGGTGCGACAACGGGGCATTAGCGGTTCGGGACTGGGCCTGGCCATCGTGCGCCAGATCGTGGAGTTACACGGCGGCACCATCACAGTAGACAGCCAAATCAACCAAGGCACCACCTTTACGGTCCGGCTTCCTGTGGCCTCCTAG
- the rppA gene encoding two-component system response regulator RppA codes for MRILLVEDDPEQREPLWTALTHVGHLVDGVGDGPTAQWLLGEKDYDLLILDWMLPQVSGIELCQSYRQQGKGAPILLLTAKDTTQDKVMGLDAGADDYLVKPVDLEELLARVRALGRRSPRWQGDQLVVGDWALDGPTMTLRRGDRCITLSAREYQFLEYFFRHPQQVLSREQLELNLWEWDRQPESNAVSAQIRRLRLRLAELEGADLIETVYGVGYRLRL; via the coding sequence ATGCGCATTTTATTGGTGGAGGACGATCCGGAACAGCGGGAACCCTTGTGGACTGCCCTCACCCATGTCGGCCATTTGGTGGATGGGGTGGGTGACGGTCCGACGGCCCAGTGGTTGTTGGGGGAAAAGGACTACGACCTGCTTATTTTGGATTGGATGCTGCCCCAGGTCAGCGGCATCGAACTGTGTCAGTCCTATCGGCAACAGGGAAAAGGGGCACCGATTCTCCTGCTAACGGCCAAGGACACCACCCAGGACAAAGTGATGGGTCTGGATGCGGGGGCGGATGATTACCTGGTGAAACCCGTGGACCTGGAGGAGTTGTTAGCGCGGGTGCGAGCCTTGGGACGACGCTCTCCCCGGTGGCAGGGCGACCAACTGGTGGTGGGGGATTGGGCACTCGACGGCCCTACCATGACCCTGCGGCGCGGCGACCGATGCATCACCCTCTCGGCGCGGGAGTACCAATTTCTAGAGTATTTTTTCCGGCACCCTCAGCAGGTGCTCAGCCGGGAACAACTGGAGCTGAATTTGTGGGAGTGGGACCGGCAACCGGAAAGCAATGCCGTGAGTGCCCAAATCCGCCGCCTGCGGTTGCGGTTGGCCGAACTGGAGGGGGCTGACTTGATCGAAACGGTGTACGGGGTGGGCTATCGCCTACGGCTGTAA